A stretch of DNA from uncultured Fibrobacter sp.:
CGCTTTTGCGTTCGGCAGTAAAACCGGGTGATAAGTTGTACGTGAACGGGACGCTTGGTAAATCGGATGCCGGGCTTTGGCTGTTGATGAACCATCCCGAAGCCAAGGACGAATTCCCGACGCTGGTGGAATACCACCTGTCGCCCAAGATTTGCGAACGGGCGGGGGCGGAACTTTTGCGCTTGGGGGCCTTTGGGGCATGCATGGACATTAGCGACGGTCTCTCGTCGGAGTTGAACCATTTGGCGCTTTCTTCGAATGTGAGTCTGCAAATTGACGAGCGAAAACTCCCGATTGACCCCGAAGTTTTGCGAATGTGCGCAAAATATGGCCAAAATCCCCTAAATTTTGCATTAAATGGGGGTGAGGAATATCACTTGCTATTTGCAAATTCGTGCCCAGAAAGTATATTTATTGAAAATACCCAATTGGGCGAGGTGTGTAAAATTGGAAAAGCGGCGGAAAAGTCCGTTGGTGATCCTGTAAGCATGCTTTGCAAAAATGGAGAAATTTTGCCCGTTCAACCGCGGGCATGGTCGCATTTATGATGAATAGCAATAAGATGAACTTGGGACAGTTGCTGCTTCGCCAAGGTGTATTGGACGAAGACCAGTTAGCCCATGCCACGGCCGAACACAAGCGTACCGGTCTTATGCTCAGTAAGATCTTGGTTCGCCTGGGAATGGTGAGTGAAGAAACTTTGACGAACATTCTTGGTTCGCAAATGCAGTCTTCGACCAAGATGCGTATTGGTGAAATGCTCCTTGCTCAGGGCTACATTACCCAAGAGCAGTTGGACAAGGCACTAGAGACGCAAAAGACTTCAGGCAAGCGTCTAGGTCGCACCTTGGTGGACTTGGGTTTCATGCCCGAGGAACGCCTTATTGAAATTCTTTCGAGACAGTTCGAAGTCCCGTACGTAAAGCTTGATAACTTCAATATCGACCCGGAAGCCTATACCTACTTGCCCGAAGATATGTGTAAGCAGTACAAGGTGGTTCCCTTGTTTGTGCAGAAGGGCGAAGACGAACGCCGTCAGGTGCGTTCCGTGATGACCATTGCCATGACCGACCCCACGAACATGCGCACGATCAGCATCGTGAAGTTCAAGGTCCGTATGGATGTGGACGTGGTCATGGCCTCCGAAGCCGACGTGATGAAGGCCATTGAACGTGTCTTTGCGGGTCACGGTGATGGCGCCAACGAAGAATCCTTGGCCGAACTTATCAGTGAATCTAAGGACGGCGAAGAACTAGAAACCGTGGAACGCGGTCAGGGCGGTAACGACGAACCGGAACTTTCTGACGAAGAAGGCCGCGCGGTTGTTAAGATCGTGACCACGCTGATTCACGAAGCCATTGCCCGTAAGGCATCTGATATTCACCTTGAACCGCAGGAAACGTTCCTGAAGCTGCGTTACCGTATTGACGGTGACCTGCAGGTGATGTCCCCGATTCCGGCACGTTTGATGCCGCAGATTCTTTCGCGTATTAAGCTCCTGTCTAAGATGGATATTGCCGAAAAACGTAAACCGTTGGACGGCCGCTTTACCGTGCGTTACAAGGGTTCCGAAGTGGACCTTCGTGTGAGCTCGTTCCCGATTTCTCTCCGTAAGCGCGGTGTTTGCGAAAAGATCGTTATGCGTATCTTGAACCCGAACTCCGGTCAGTTCCCGCTGAAGGATATGGGTTTCGACCCGCGCGTGCTCAAGCAGTTTATTGATGCGATTAATGCTCCTAACGGTATTGTGCTGGTGACCGGTCCTACCGGTTCCGGTAAGTCTACCACGCTTTATGCTTCTATTCGAGAAATTTTGGATTCCACGATCAACATCTCTACGATGGAAGACCCGGTGGAATTGAATATTGATGGTGTGAACCAAGGACAGATCAACAACGCCGCAGGCTTTACCTTTGCGGCGGGCATTCGCGCCCTGCTGCGTCAGGACCCGGATGTGATTATGATCGGTGAAATGCGTGACCAAGAAACTTCGTCCATGGCTATTGAAGCTGCTTTGACGGGTCACTTGGTCTTCAGTACGCTCCATACCAACGACGCCGCCGGTGCATTCCCGCGTTTGCTCGAAATGGGTCTGGAACCGTTCCTTGTGTCTACCGCAATCAAGGGTGTGCTTGCACAGCGCCTTGTGCGCCGTATCTGTAAGTACTGTAAGGAACCTGTCGAAATTTCACAGGAAATGCGCGACGAATTCCACTTGACCCCCGACATGCAGTTCTACCATGGTAAGGGTTGTGATAAGTGTGAAGGTTCGGGCTACAAGGGCCGTTGCGGTATTTACGAATTCCTGGTGCCGAACGAAACCGTGCGTAACCTTATCATCAAGCGTTCTTCGGGCGACGTGATCAAGCGCGCTGCCATGCAGGAATGCGGCATGATTACGCTGCGTATGGATGGTATCCAGAAGGCTCTCGACGGCCACACGACGCTTGAACAGGCCATCGGCGCTTCTACGTCGGATGACTAGTTGAAGTCCCCAATTCAAATTTAAAGAAGGACTCTCTTAGAGGGTCTTTCTTTTTTTTACTATATTGCACATCTGTGTATTAAAAGGGACCCCCATGGCAAATATTGTAGATAATGTTGTTTTAGATAAAGAACTGAATCCGGAACAGGCGGCTGCGGCTAAAAAGATTGATGGGCCGATGCTGATTTTGGCTGGTGCCGGTTCGGGAAAAACGCGTTGCATTACCTATAAGATTGCTCACCTTGTTTCGCAGTATAACGTGGAGCCGGACCGCATTCTGGCGGTGACCTTTACGAACAAGGCTGCACGCGAAATGAAGTCGCGTATCCAGAAGTTGCTTGACTGCAACATGAATTTTGCCTGGATGGGAACGTTCCATTCTGTGTGCTTGCGCCTTTTGAAGCTTTGCCTTTCCAAACAGTCTGTGATTGACGCTTTGGGCGGCAAGTGGTATGACGGCAACTTCTCGATTTACGATGACGATGACCAGAAAAGACTCCTGAAAGAAATTATGAAGGAGCAGTTGGGCGATAACTTTGAACCGTCCGAAGTCAAGAAATTGCACGGCGCCATTTCTAAGTATAAGAATACGATTTTGTATCGCGGTAAGGTTGCTCAGCTGCAGACTCCCGATGTGGCGCAGGAATTGGCAAACTTCCCGGACGAAGTCCTTCGTGCAAAGATGTATGCCGAATATCAGAAGCGCCTCAAGGAATCGAACGCGATGGACTTTGATGACCTGTTGTTCAACACGGTCTACATGTTGCAAAAGTTGCCGCCGCTCGTGGATCAACTGAAAGCACGTTTCCGCTATGTGGTGGTGGACGAATACCAGGACACGAACGATGTTCAGTACGAACTCTTGAAGTTGCTCATTAACGATAATAAGAACGTGACGGTGGTGGGTGATGACGACCAGAGTATTTACGGCTGGCGTGGCGCGAACATTAAGATTATCCGTAACTTCCATCGTGACTTTGCTCCGGTGACGATTGTCAAGCTCGAACGCAATTACCGCTCGACTGCAAATATTGTGAAGGGCGCAGGCTCCGTGATTGCGCACAACATCCGTCCGCAAGAAATGCAGAAGAATGTGTTCTCTAAAGAAGATGCGGGAGAACTCATTCACGTGCGCCACTTTATGGATGACCGCTCCGAAGCCTCGGCGATTGCCGATGTGATTGCAAAGGCGGGCGAAGTTTTTTATGCCAAGACGGCTGTGTTCTACCGCACCAACGCGCAGTCCCGCGCCTTGGAAAAGGCGCTAAATGACCGCCGTATACCGTCGGTCATTTTTGGCGGCATGCGATTCTGGGACCGCAAAGAAATCAAGGACGTTCTCGCATACTTGCGTCTGCTCGCTAACGAAAAAGACGATGCCGCCTACCTGCGCGTGATCAACACGCCGCCTCGCGCTATCGGCAAGACGACTGTCGAAAACATCCTTGAACGTGAACGCAACGGCGAAGGCTCCTTCTGGGATAACTTGCTCGCCGAAGTCAACAGCGGAAGCCGCTCGGCCATCAAACTCAAGGGCTTTACGGATATGGTGCAGAGCTGGAAGGCTTTGCTTGCTGCAGGCGAAACGCCGCTCCCGATCTTGGCAGAAAAGATTATTACCGATGTGGGCTACAAGGAATTCCTGCGCAAAGAAGACGAACTCTCTGCAGACGAACGCATTGGTAACTTGGATGAAATGGTGAATGCCATCCGCGAATTTGACGAAGAACATCCGGGCGCAACGCTTGATGCGTTCTTGCAGGATATTTCGCTCTTGACCGATGCCGACAAGAAGGTGGACAATTCCAAGGGCCAGGTGACGCTTATGACGATTCACATGGCGAAGGGCTTGGAATTCAACACTGTGCACATCGCGGGCTGCGACGAAGAAATCTTCCCGCTCATTCGTGCGTCGTCTACCATGTCTGGCGCCGAGATGAACGAGCAGATGGAAGAAGAACGCCGCTTGTTCTATGTGGGCTGTACGCGTGCCGAAAAGAAGTTGTACTTGTATCATGCGGAACGCCGCTTCTTCCAAGGAAACATTCGCCCGTTCGCGCCGTCCCGCTTCCTTAAGGAACTGGACCCGTCGGTAGTTGACTTTACGCCTTGCACCGATTTCGGCTTTGGCGGTAACGACTTCAATCAGGATTTCTCGGGCTCGCAGTTCTCGCGTCCGCCGCGTCCGAATATTCCGCCTTCGTACCCGCGCCGACCGTCCGGAAGCTATGGCGGCGGCTATGGTGGCGGTTCGTCTCGCCCGAGCAATTTTGGCTCTTATGGTTACAACCGCCCTTCGGCTGTTCCGAATTCCATCAAGAAAAACGACAAGCACATCGTTTACCGCAATCCGGTTAAGGTTGCCGCCCCAGTAAAGCCGGCGGAACCGTCTGGCCCGCGCGTCGTTTACGACGAATACAGCGAGAATCCGTACCATCCGGGCGTACGCGTGCGCCACATGAAATATGGTGTGGGCACGATTGTCAAGTGCTACGGTACTGGCGACAACGCTCGCGTAGACGTCCGTTTCGGTAACGATCCGACTGTCCGTACGATTATTTTGAAATATGCGGCGCTGCAAATAGTGGGCTAGGGTACATTTAGCAACTCAGAGTTGCTTTTTCGCCCAAATAATTTGCTATTTTGTGGACGTAAGAAAAGAGGTTTTATGCTCGAACGTGAAGAAGTTTTGAAACTCGCGAAGCTTTCTAGGCTCGAAGTTGCCGAAGAAGATATCGAATCTGTGAAGGGTCACTTGGACAAGATGCTCAACCATCTGGAAGCCCTCAAGGCTCTGAACCTTTCCGATGTGGAACCGATGACCGCTGTCGAAAACGGCGCCACGATTCTCCGCGAAGATGTACCCGTGCAGGGTTTCTCGCTCGAAAAGGCCTTCATGAATGCTCCGGCTGTGGAAAACGACCACTTTGCCATTCCGAAGGTGATCGGCGGCTAATTATTAGCCCATGGCTGTTCATTGTATAGTGCCTGCACGTATGGGATCGTCCCGCTTTCCGGGAAAGCCCTTGATCAAGATTGCAGGTAAAGAAATGATTGTGCGCACCCTAGAGCGTGCGCAGCTTGCTGAATGTTTTGAACGCATTGTATGTGCGACCGATTCCGAAGAAATTGCAGATGTGGTTTCTCGGGCGGGTTTTGAATTTATCTTGACTCCGGATGCGGCTACCGGTTCTGACCGCGTTGCTTTTGCGGCTCGGGCCCTCGATTTGGACCTAGTGGTGAACTTGCAAGGCGACGAGCCCTTGGTTGAGCCATCCGTGCTGTGCGATGTGGCAACGGCCCTCGAAAATCACCCTGACGAATGGGTGACTGTCGCATGCCCCTTGAATCCTGCGGAGGCGGAACTCAAGACGGTGGTCAAGGTATTGGTGAAAGACGATTATGCGGTGGACTTTACCCGGTCGGTAGCGAATGAGGACGCTGCCCGCTGGTTCCAGCACCAGGGAATTTACGCTTATTCCAGGGTGTGCCGCGACGAATTTTCGTCTTTGCCGCAAACCGAAGTTGAAAAGGAACGCTCCCTGGAGCAGATGCGCATTCTGGGCAAACGCCCGATTCGCATTGTTCAGAGCAAGTACCCTTCGATTTCGGTCGATGTCCCTTCAGACGTGAACGCGGTGGAGGCGGCGCTTAAAAAGCACTAAGGTCGAGGATAACCAACGGAGGTTGTCCTATGAATGCACCAGAAAAAAATGTGGTCCGATTGGCTTTGTGCCTTTTGGTAGTTGGAGTCGTTGTCCGGATTCTCCCTTGGGGGCTTCCGGCTATCGAACATTTCGAAGTGGGGGAATCGTTTATCGTGGCAAATGAGGCTCCTGTGTCGGGAGTCATGCCCGTGGTGCGAAACCCGCCTGCAGATTCTCTAGAAGTGTCAAAAATTGACTCTAATCTTGAAAATCGTCCCCCAAAAGAGCGAAAACGGGCAAAAAAAGTCGATCTCCCGGTACATATCAATACGGCCTCGATTGATGAACTTTGTGCCCTAAATGGGGTTGGTCCGAAGCTTGCCGAGAAGATTTTGGACACCAGAAATGCCCTTGGAGCCTTCAAAAATGCCGAAGATTTACAAAAAGTGCCCGGAATCGGCAAGAAAAAATTGGAAAAGTTACTTCCTGGGTTAATTTTTGATTAGTTTTAGAGTGTAGTTTTTTTCATAAGTCGTTGATAATATGAGTGATACGAAGATTTACATGGGTATAGAAGCGGGGGACGCTTCTCTGAAAGTTGCCCTTCTGGACGCGACCGAACGTCGTGTTTTGAAGACGGCTGTTCTCGATACGGAAACCGCTCCCCTTGACGATGTCTATGCTTTTGAAACCGTCCTCCAGGGATGGATGGAGTTCAACCAGATTGAATCCGTCGAAGCCGTTTCGGTGGCTATTCCTGCATTTAGGTCGATTATTCGTCAAATCTTTGTTCCGGCCGAAGCCGCAAAGAACATTGATGACTATGTAAAGTGGTATGTTTCGCTGATTACGAACGCAGAATCCAATGCGTATGTAATTGATTACAAAATCATGAGTGGTGACCCGGACCTCGGCTACACGATTATGCTGATTGCTGTGCGCGAACAGTGGGTCGATAATTTACGTAAAGGGTTCCGTAACAAGGCTTTAGCTCCTAAGGCCATGGATGTGGACGTGCTCTCGCTCATGAACCTGATGGACTATGCTGAAAATGTGTCCGAACTGACATGTATAGTCAAGGCTGACTATGCCGGTGTGACACTCCTTTGGCTCACCAAGGACAACCTGCATGCGCTCCGTTGCGTGTCCACGCTTTCTTTGGTGAACAACACCAAGGAAGAAGCTTACCAGATCTTGGCTAGGGAAATTACCGAACAAATCGCCATTGCCCAACAGGAAAATGCATCGGTAGTTACGAAGACTGTTCGCCTATGTGGCGAAATGGCTAGCGACATGCTCTTTGTGGAAGGCCTTCGCGCAAAGCTTGGTGAATGCCAGTTGCATTTGATGGATTCTTTCTCTAACTTGAGGCTCCCGATCGAAGAAGCTGATTCTGCCGCCGTGCTTTCTTGCGCTGGCGCAATCGGTGCTGCCTTGAATGTGATGGAGGGTGTATGATTCATTTGAACTTAATCGACGCTGCCGAACGTTTGGTCGAAGTCGAAACTGTGGCTCCGGTCAACGTTACTAGCGTTAAGGAACTGCAGAATAAGTCTCGAAAGAAGATTCTTACGGTTGTAGTTGCCGCTCTGCTTGTATTTGTTGCCTTCAGCTGCTTCTTGAGTGTTGCAGGCGTTCCCAAGCAGTTGCAGGGCTTGCTGCCGCTTCCGTACTTGGATTTGATTGGTGCCGAAGACCCGACTCGTTCGGCTCTTGCAATCGGTGTTGGACAAAAGACCTCCGCCGGTGGTTCGCTTGAAGCTGAAGCCGCCGCTGCAGCTGCAATGATTCGTCAGCGCGAAAACGTGACGGTCAAGCAGGTTGTGGGCGAAATCAATCCCCAGGCCTTGTTCAACAACAAGCGCACCGACTACAACAGCTACTTGCCGCTTGAAAAGCTTTCGTTCCAGAAGGCATCTGTCGGTCAGTTCTTTGCGTTCTTGAATACCGCAACTCCTGACGATGTGGGCTTCTCTGATTGTATTTACCAGGCTCCGAACTACTTCTATGTTCGCGGCGTGGCTGGCAATCCGAATTCCCAGAAGGCCTTCCTCGATCGTATTCGTGCAGTCAGCTCTGACTTCAGAACTCCGCCTCTGCCCGAAAACGCTCCGGCTACCGACATTACCGCATTCGGTATGTACAACGTGAGCAACGTGAACCTGACCTCTGTTTCTTCGTTCGTTCCGTCGTCCGAAGCAAGCAACGAAGTCAAGTCCATGAAGGCTTTGGCTGCAACCCAGAAGGTTCAGTTTGCCGGACTTGATAAGCCGGTGATCGAAGAATTCGGTGTGTACAAGCGCTATACACTCAAGGCTACCACGACTGCTGACTTTGCTGAGCTGAACGGCTTTATCACTGCGTTTGTGAACTCGCCGTCTCGTATCGGTATTCGCAATGTCGAAATGAAACTCGCCAAGAAGGATATGTTTACGACTGTCCTTTTTGAAATGTTTGTGATAAAGTAATACCAGATGCCAATTCGCATTACGGGTGGACTGATGCGGGGAAGGAATGTTCCGTCCCCGGATACCTCCAAGACAAGACCTACAGCTTCTCGTACAAGAGAAGCTCTCTTCAACATTCTGCAGGGTGTTGAAAATTTTCGTGTACTCGACTTGTTTGCGGGTACGGGCATTATGGGTATCGAAGCGATTAGCCGAGGTGCCGCAAGTGTCGTGGCTGTAGAAATGGCGCATGCCCAGGCGCGACTGGTGCTACAGGCGTACAAGGCCTTGTCGCTGGAATCGAAACTTACTTTGTTAGAAAAGAACGCCTTGACGCTCGATAAAGAAGCTCT
This window harbors:
- a CDS encoding 3-deoxy-manno-octulosonate cytidylyltransferase codes for the protein MAVHCIVPARMGSSRFPGKPLIKIAGKEMIVRTLERAQLAECFERIVCATDSEEIADVVSRAGFEFILTPDAATGSDRVAFAARALDLDLVVNLQGDEPLVEPSVLCDVATALENHPDEWVTVACPLNPAEAELKTVVKVLVKDDYAVDFTRSVANEDAARWFQHQGIYAYSRVCRDEFSSLPQTEVEKERSLEQMRILGKRPIRIVQSKYPSISVDVPSDVNAVEAALKKH
- the gatC gene encoding Asp-tRNA(Asn)/Glu-tRNA(Gln) amidotransferase subunit GatC encodes the protein MLEREEVLKLAKLSRLEVAEEDIESVKGHLDKMLNHLEALKALNLSDVEPMTAVENGATILREDVPVQGFSLEKAFMNAPAVENDHFAIPKVIGG
- a CDS encoding ATP-dependent helicase: MANIVDNVVLDKELNPEQAAAAKKIDGPMLILAGAGSGKTRCITYKIAHLVSQYNVEPDRILAVTFTNKAAREMKSRIQKLLDCNMNFAWMGTFHSVCLRLLKLCLSKQSVIDALGGKWYDGNFSIYDDDDQKRLLKEIMKEQLGDNFEPSEVKKLHGAISKYKNTILYRGKVAQLQTPDVAQELANFPDEVLRAKMYAEYQKRLKESNAMDFDDLLFNTVYMLQKLPPLVDQLKARFRYVVVDEYQDTNDVQYELLKLLINDNKNVTVVGDDDQSIYGWRGANIKIIRNFHRDFAPVTIVKLERNYRSTANIVKGAGSVIAHNIRPQEMQKNVFSKEDAGELIHVRHFMDDRSEASAIADVIAKAGEVFYAKTAVFYRTNAQSRALEKALNDRRIPSVIFGGMRFWDRKEIKDVLAYLRLLANEKDDAAYLRVINTPPRAIGKTTVENILERERNGEGSFWDNLLAEVNSGSRSAIKLKGFTDMVQSWKALLAAGETPLPILAEKIITDVGYKEFLRKEDELSADERIGNLDEMVNAIREFDEEHPGATLDAFLQDISLLTDADKKVDNSKGQVTLMTIHMAKGLEFNTVHIAGCDEEIFPLIRASSTMSGAEMNEQMEEERRLFYVGCTRAEKKLYLYHAERRFFQGNIRPFAPSRFLKELDPSVVDFTPCTDFGFGGNDFNQDFSGSQFSRPPRPNIPPSYPRRPSGSYGGGYGGGSSRPSNFGSYGYNRPSAVPNSIKKNDKHIVYRNPVKVAAPVKPAEPSGPRVVYDEYSENPYHPGVRVRHMKYGVGTIVKCYGTGDNARVDVRFGNDPTVRTIILKYAALQIVG
- the rsmD gene encoding 16S rRNA (guanine(966)-N(2))-methyltransferase RsmD, translated to MPIRITGGLMRGRNVPSPDTSKTRPTASRTREALFNILQGVENFRVLDLFAGTGIMGIEAISRGAASVVAVEMAHAQARLVLQAYKALSLESKLTLLEKNALTLDKEALCASEGFDLIYADPPFKDMDYPDLRPYWEWLNPGGVAVFEAPSRNLPAWVKEADEAGMVQVRRYGESSLVIYRA
- a CDS encoding helix-hairpin-helix domain-containing protein, translating into MNAPEKNVVRLALCLLVVGVVVRILPWGLPAIEHFEVGESFIVANEAPVSGVMPVVRNPPADSLEVSKIDSNLENRPPKERKRAKKVDLPVHINTASIDELCALNGVGPKLAEKILDTRNALGAFKNAEDLQKVPGIGKKKLEKLLPGLIFD
- the thiL gene encoding thiamine-phosphate kinase, whose translation is MFPNLGEFNFIQALLKGSADFKKEPPATRGWLGVGDDCAQFDGWLVTKDLSVENTHFRLDWSTPEQAVEKHIVSNVSDISAMGGVPRFAVLGLCINKNWSLETRTRVQTAISQGFAKRGIALIGGDTVVGDVGVFSTTLLGALENENSKPLLRSAVKPGDKLYVNGTLGKSDAGLWLLMNHPEAKDEFPTLVEYHLSPKICERAGAELLRLGAFGACMDISDGLSSELNHLALSSNVSLQIDERKLPIDPEVLRMCAKYGQNPLNFALNGGEEYHLLFANSCPESIFIENTQLGEVCKIGKAAEKSVGDPVSMLCKNGEILPVQPRAWSHL
- a CDS encoding GspE/PulE family protein; this encodes MMNSNKMNLGQLLLRQGVLDEDQLAHATAEHKRTGLMLSKILVRLGMVSEETLTNILGSQMQSSTKMRIGEMLLAQGYITQEQLDKALETQKTSGKRLGRTLVDLGFMPEERLIEILSRQFEVPYVKLDNFNIDPEAYTYLPEDMCKQYKVVPLFVQKGEDERRQVRSVMTIAMTDPTNMRTISIVKFKVRMDVDVVMASEADVMKAIERVFAGHGDGANEESLAELISESKDGEELETVERGQGGNDEPELSDEEGRAVVKIVTTLIHEAIARKASDIHLEPQETFLKLRYRIDGDLQVMSPIPARLMPQILSRIKLLSKMDIAEKRKPLDGRFTVRYKGSEVDLRVSSFPISLRKRGVCEKIVMRILNPNSGQFPLKDMGFDPRVLKQFIDAINAPNGIVLVTGPTGSGKSTTLYASIREILDSTINISTMEDPVELNIDGVNQGQINNAAGFTFAAGIRALLRQDPDVIMIGEMRDQETSSMAIEAALTGHLVFSTLHTNDAAGAFPRLLEMGLEPFLVSTAIKGVLAQRLVRRICKYCKEPVEISQEMRDEFHLTPDMQFYHGKGCDKCEGSGYKGRCGIYEFLVPNETVRNLIIKRSSGDVIKRAAMQECGMITLRMDGIQKALDGHTTLEQAIGASTSDD